From the genome of Medicago truncatula cultivar Jemalong A17 chromosome 2, MtrunA17r5.0-ANR, whole genome shotgun sequence:
AAGACTAATTTTTAACAAGTCAAGCCTGAGCTTTTAGTTAAACTCGTTTAAATAAATGAGACAAGTCCaagtcattcattttttttcatttaagtaCTCGGCTAGACTCGTTTACACTTTACAACCCCTATCTATATTCACAAAACCACTGTTCTTATAAGACTTATACACAGACGGGGGAAAATAACTTTGGTTTTTCTtaatttggttaaaaataattgtGGAGTCTTGTTTTTACTATCAATATGGCCTAAGTGGTGCTTATAAAGTTTGGACAATCCCCGCCTTTCAAGTCAGTTTTATGAGGATGACTTAGGCTTAAAGCCCAATTCTAAGTTGTTGACAGAGTTCATCTTAATTATGCTATTAAACCAAGATTTCTATTACTCAACCTAAATTTGTTCATGCTCTAGATGTGCAATTCTGTGAGTGGAAGGGGGGTTGAGATCCCTGGTATTCCACGTGCATTAATACAAGCTTCAAATGTTTAGTCCTGAGCGTGGATGTGTAGAAAGTTTCCAATTGATTAGAGATATGACATAGACAATGGTTATAAGGTTTgagcaatcctcaccttacaagccggtttcgTGGGGATGAGCTAGGCCTAAAGCCCAAATTCTAAGAcgaattgttaaataaaataacttccAACTGGACCTAAGCACCATCTAATAGCTTAAGCGTTTAGGTGAGATGGCCCTTGACAAGTATTATTTATAGAGGACAAAGAAGATCCCTTTACGGTTTTGTCATTTTGACATTATAGCTAGTTTTGAAATAGTTGCTGGTGAGGCTGTGAGGGGTCTATGAACCCTCTCAGttgtagaaaaatatttaagttaTGTTAGAACATATTTAGATTAGCTTTAGATTGTTTCGGTATATATTATGAAATCAATTGAACATCTAATTGAGAAAGAAATCTAAGGAGGTGTTTCTTAACTTCGTTATAATTAGTGAGTTTGGGCTTTGTAATAGTAATACTAAACTAATACTTGGACCATCGGGTTAATCTTTGACACCAAATCGTAATGCACAgcacaatattaatttaaatagacATTTGCACTGCAATAAGAAGGTAATATATAAATCAATCCTCACCGGAATGAGTGAATAAAAACCATTTGGTATTGGTTCTGAAAGCATTCCAGTGCGCCAGAGAATTTGTGATGCTCTCAGAGGCGACAAAACATCTTTGTCAGAGTGTCTAGGAGATTCGTTATTATTTACTGTCTGGTCTTGAGAATCTAAAGCGACAGATccaaatttttcaacaaaatccgAAGGCCACCATGATATGTTAGCATTTGATGGCCCTTGCTCTGTCGACCCTGCATCTTCTCGTGTCTCCTCCATGTTCTTATATATTTGGAATGACAAACCATTTCGCCACGCTTGTCAACCCATAAGAAACATATTCAAACTAAAGGAAGTTCTTAATGTacaaattattgaaaaatatatgcttTAGTAGACCCAACTGTTTCAGGCTGGAGGCCATGTAACCtgcataacaaaacaataaggTATTATAGCATATtggaatgaaaaaacaaaaccagCAATGTAAAGGGatgaaaatattcaaaaaacattaaataatgtGAAACTGATGCCTTCACTACCTCCCAGTaaaatcacccaaaaaaaatgaaaatatgttaaaattgtCCAAATCATTTGTACCACAAGTGTGAGTCTCTCTGTGCATTGTGCAAGTTGTTTCATTTCCAACATATCATATTCATTGGTATGCCACCTAATAACTCAGAATACTAAACCTGTATAGATGAAATtgggggcctaactcatcctcaCAAAACCGGATTGTAAGgcgaggagtgcctcctctttataaactcttatcaagagttcTATATagccgatgtgggactaaagcCAACACAAGGCAACTAGGGGCAGATTGCAATAAAGGCAGGATTACCAACACACTCCCTCACGCTCGGAGCGGGATTTCCAACAAGATGTATTTAATCATCAGTCTCAAATGGAAATAGAGCTTTGTGTGAAATTAAAGCTCACTATCAAGACCTTCTATAGACCATTTCTGCTCAACACTTTCCCATTAATAACAAATGCACACAAAGGAATCATGGCAAAGAACCCCACATCAACGATGCGGCTATTGTGACACATACACTATGCACTATACACACATGAAGAAACTAGAATGCCAAGGTTAATGAGCAGAAACTTTTCTTTAATATTGGAGACGAGATGCGCAGAGTTATAATGTGTAACTACGAAATGCTCAAATGAAAAAACTATAATTGTGAATGACAAATAACTGACATTGACAACTTTGTGTTTAGTGTATTAATCCCTTATTCGTCTTCTTTCAAGTAACTTCATTTTGACTTGTAGTATATATTCGTCATCTTTCAAGTAACTTCATTTTGACTTGTAGTGTATTAATGCAATCGCCGATCATCAATTATCCTTACTCAAGGTCACGCTTACACTCTTCCAGTGAATAACTTTTCATTCCAGTCTTCATTTTGTTCAAATATTATCTCCCATTTACAATCTTCACCAGTCTTTAAATAGCAGAATTTGTATAGATTGTTATTGTTCCGTGATACGCTGTTCAGTGCAAACTATTGTGAAATAGCCGCTATATCGGCGCTGTAGCACAATTTGCGTAGCGGAATTTAAATAAATCGCTATTGTTCCGCGAtacgctatttagtacaaaatattgtgaaatagcACTAATTTGAATAAATCACTATTGTTCCACAATACACTATTTAGgacaaaatattgtgaaatagcCGCTATAACGGCGCCGTAGCACTATTGCGTAGCGAAATTTTCACAATCCACTATTCAATTAGTGTTAACGCAAATGTTAAAAACAGAAACTGCCTAATATAGAAGTATCCTCTAATAAATCATAACCTCTTCAGTTTGAAAGTAAAAATCATAACCTCTTTTGTTTCTTACAGtgcaaaattcaattcaatgacctaaaactgaaaaaaatcaTAGTTCAACCACTTCAACAATCCTCATCCTAATTCCAATTCGATAACCGATAATTACATTACAAATTTGaatcaaacaagaaaaagaCATATTCATATCACGCACGGATTCAACTGAATTGAACTCCATTTcactcaaaatcatcaaaatgcGAATCAAAGAATCAATGTCGAGGGATATAGAACAATGCTTGAAGTGAAAATGCAAGAAAGAAGAAAGGCGAAAATAGAATGATCGGAGAAGTGAATTCACCGTGGTGCGGTAGTAGATCAAAGCATTTGAGTCGGAATCTGAGTTCGCGTCAAAAACCGTTTGAATCTGAATAGAAACCACCgtggaagagagagagagagagagagagagagtttgttTGTGTGTTGGGTTTTGTGGAATGAATGAAGGAAAGAATGAAGAGAGAAAGCGATGTGCGTTTTGAAGGGAGTGAGTGAGTGGGTTAGGTCACGTGCGCAGTGGGATCTTGATCTAGGGACCTCTCCCCGACAGCCAGCTAGCAAAAGGGTTGGCTCAACAACATCCACAACTTCTTACGCGGAAAATTCTTCCTCATTGGGggaattagtcactttagtcctgactgaaaaaaaaaaaaaaaaaaaaaaaatactcgcTTTAGTCtctaaatataaagaaaattacaaaACAGTTCTTGAATGTAGACTTTGTTAGTcaattttagggactaaagtgactaacggagtctacattcagggactaaattgactaacggaGTATACATTCAGCGACTAAATTGACCAACAAAGTCTacattcagggactattttgcaatttatctgcattcagtgactaaaatgaaaatttctttcctattgagggactaaagtgactaatatCCCTCTATTTATTACACTATTCTTCCTACCTTTTTTCCCTTCTTTAAAGGTTTATTTGTCAATGCTCGTGAGCTTAACTGAGTTGTTAGATATGTAATTTAAAACTCGGCCACCACCAAAAGAAGGTATGTTTGTCGTGGTAAATGAGATTTTTAAATATAACTTTTTGACTATGAGTAAATATAATATGattaaaagttattttgttttggaatcAAACTTGAATTCGGCTAAACAATTTGTAAACTCATTAATCActtaaatttaatctttaagTTTTATGGTGTGgatttttattgttgattttatttgattcaatGTATAAACTCtaaatatatgaacaaatatgTGACCATTAATGTTCATcaaatctatctatctattgtATATAAGAGAAAGTAATCTTATgtgtttcaataaaaattaatggattttgtaaacaaaaataaatattttattcgggtatatatatatatatagcatttCAAATAAGAgcattttttaaatgagaggAGTAAATAACAGCCATTAGATTTGATTCAACGGTTGAGAtcatattttccttaaaaattgcACCATGCATCACTTTTTCTCTTCTACGCGCGTGTTGTTCAATACTGCCTcttccttctctcttcttccttttatttttcttctttcaatcgCACAAGTTCTTCCCTCCAAAAAAAGTTCTTCCCCTTTTTGCTGTTGGCAGAACCTACTTCATCGCAACAAATAGGAGTATCGATTGAAgtaaaaaaagaacatatatggttattattcatataaaattttatgatGCACAAAAGTAATTTTCAGCTTCATTGCCGCCGCCTTCATACCTCTCATTATACCCACtcttattttgagaaaatttgtGCAGACTCCTTATATTTCTTTCCAAGATACGGGTGTGAATCATTGAAAgaagattaattaattaattgcttTTGTTAATCGCTGGAATGTTTACTGTTGAAGTGGATGTCCTTAAAAACTCCTCTAATTAATTAAGAGCTGGAATGTTTGATATTATTAGTAAgagaatattaattaattaatcgcATCCTTTTGTTATAACAATTGGAAATTTGGATCTTTTTTCATGGTGGATTGATTTTGTGCAAATAACCATAACTATGTTCCATTTTTTACTTTAATGAATACTTCTATTTGATGTGATGAAGGGACGAATTCTGcgaacaaaaagaagaaagaggagGGACAGAAGGAAGAAGGATGAAATGAGAGAGAGATCAAAATCGCAGCCTGTAAAAGGAAAGGGTTGATTTTGAAGGCCATAATGAAGGAGAAGATGATAGATTTGAAGTTGGTAATAATATTGAAGTAAATGCAACACCAACTCTTTCAATGTTGATACTCATCACCCAAAGGCTTCAAAGATACTTGAGGTAATCAGGCAGCCTCCCTTTCTTCATTGGATCAAATGCAACACTGATGGAACATCTATTGGAAGTCCTAGCCCCTCAACTTGTGCGAAATTCAAGAGAAGAAAGTCTTGATTGTTTTGCTTTTAATATGGGAAACTTAAATGCTCTATTTGCTGAAATCATGGGAGTAATTCTTGCTATAAAAGCTGCTTTTGATAGAAACTGACAAATATTTAGATATGACTCAAAGCTAGCCACTTTACCAGTCAAATCCCCATTGATTGTTCCTTGGCAACTTAGAAATAAGTGGCTAAAATGTAAGATCAAAATGAATACAGTGAATTGTTTTATATCTCATATTTACAAGGAAGGAAACCTTTGTGGAGATAAAATTGTCTCCGCAGGTTTATCTTTGAATGAACTTACTTGATGGAACACTACTCCGATTGTAATTAGAGAGGACCTTGTCCAGAATAGACCAGGTCTACCTTTCTATAGGTTTTGCTAACTCTTTTATGAGGGTTTGGTTTGGTCCCATATCTTTCGTATACCACTCTTCCTTTATATACCACtcttcctttatttattttagggttaaatatgtttttaatccttacATTTTGCGTCTCTTGAAAGAATAGTctttacatttcattaaatgttaTCAAAATTAATCTCGCGGTTAATTCTCGAATGAAATGCTGATGCGGCAGTTAGTGGATCTCAATtatttaatgttaaatatatttttggtccctacacgAGACATGTTTTACCCTTAAAATGGGATGTGGCAGAAGGATAGCATGggtttaaattgtttttctccattccttccttcaaaaaaattgttttttccacaacatcttttttttcttatattaagaAGGATTTTGTGGACACCACTCTTATGCCAGAACCCAATAACAATTTGACAAAATCTcacattaattttttcttatagtGATTTCTTATTCATTTCCTTCTcacattgtttttttgtttttattttctcgcCACTCTATGTAAATGCCAAAGATATTCTCTCTCTTTACCTTTCAATTTCATCGTCCGTTTTTCTCTTTTAGCATTGTTACAGCATCAAGCTTGGATTGTAACTTGTAAGCATATTTCAActgtaactaatttttttttctttctttcgcATTTTTGTTTTCATACAACATGCAATGTTAGAGACTTCGAGCTAATTAATTAATCGAATGcctatattatttatatatgttgaaaTGCTTACCCCCCTGTTTATTTACACTGTCATTGTACTTGTTTATTGTTTCATTTTGCGTCTGGAACCGTAATGTAGCATTACTTGGTGATTCATTTTGACCTAGAAATTTTTCAATTGAACAagcttcttgttttttttatttttttaatttcccaGGAAGTGTAAATTACTTGAATGATGAATTTTGAAGCTTCTGATAAGCCAAAGTTTTGTGGTAATGGTGACGATGAAGGTAGGGAAGCTGTTTCTTGTGAACACTTTGAAtctgaagatgatgatgttccttTGTTACCGAGGTTTACCCGGATTTCGAGTTTGGTAAAATATGATGTTTCTGTTAAGAAGAGGGATTTTGAGTTTCATGACAACAATTCCTTGCCTATTTCTGTTAAGAAATCAAAGGTGTCACTATATCATGATCACGacaatgatgaagatgatattcCTTTGTTGGATTTAATTAAAAGGCCAAGCAAATCAACTGATAAATCATTTTCCTCGCTGAAGAAAGGCCTTGCATTGTTAGAAAACTCATTTCAGGAAGGCAATAAGAAGACGAAATTAGAAGAGAATAGATTGCAGTCCATAAAGATAGATATTCAGGAGTGCCGCAAAGAGcttgaaaataagaaaaaggaaattagtTGTTTTAGAGGAATTTTCGAAGCTCATGAGAAAATGCAGggaaaaattgaagaatgtATTAAGGATTTTGTAGTGAAGGAAGGGCAACTCTATTTCATGGATGACTTGATTGGAGAGCGCAAGCTAGAGCTCAAAACGAAGGAGATGGAACTTAATCAAGTCAAGGGCAACATTTCAAAAGAAATAGAACTTCGTCGAGTCATTGATAACATTGATAAGGACCGTGAAAGGAAGGAAGAGGAACTCAAGGCTCTTTCCCAAAAAATTGCTGAATTTACTTTGGAACTTAAGGCCAAAGAGATAGAGCTTGATGCAATGAACAGATTAATTGGTGGGCAAGCAGAAAAATTAGAGTCCAAAAGGAAGAAGTTGCTAAAGCTAACATCAGAAAAGGAGAATGGTCGTGCTCAAATAAAGGAATTCGAGTCAATAAAGAAGCAACTTGAAGGTCAGGTCAAGGAACTTGAGTCAAAAGAGAAGCAATGTGATGAACAGGTGGAGGCGTTGATGTCAAGAGAGAAGCAGCTTGAAGGACATATGAAGGAGTTTGAATCTAAGATGCAGGAACTTGAAGGTCGTACGACGCAGCTTGAATCAAAAGAGAAGCAAGTTGAAGGACGGGCAATGGAGCTAAAGTTAAAAGAAATGCAATTTGAAGGCCGGGAGAAGGAGTTTAAATTAAAAGAGGAGAAGTTTGAAGGCCTAACGAAGGAGATGTTATTTAAAAAGGAGCACTTTGAAAACCAATTGAATGTGTTAGAGTCAATAGATAACCAACTTGTATGCCAAGTAAAGGagtttgaatcaaaacagaaggAATTTGAATTCCAAAAGAAGGAGTtgatattaaaacaaaaacatttcgAAAGCCGGATAAAGAAGCTCGAGTCAGAAGAGAAGAAACATGAAAGTCGGTTGAAGGAGCATGAATCAAAAGAAAGAGAGTTTGAAGGCCAAGTGACGGAGCTggaatctaaaaagaagcattTTGAAAGCCATGTGGAGGAGCTCACATCAAATCTGTGGCAATTGAAAGGACAGGTTAAGGAACTTGAATCCAAAGAGAAACAGTTTGATAGCCGGGTGAAAGCATTTGAATCAAAAGAGGATGAATTTGAAGGCCGAGCGAAGGAGCATGAATCAAAAGAGAGAGAATTTGAAATTCAAGCGAAGGAGCTggaatctaaaaagaagcattTTGAAAGCCAAGTGGAGGAGTTCACATCAAAACTGTGGCAATTGAAAGGACAAGTTAAGGAACTTGAGTACAAAGAGAAGCAATTTGATAGCAGGGTGAAAGCGTTTGAATCAAAAGAGGTTGAATTTAAAGATCGAGTGAGGGAGTTTGAAGTGAAGCAGTTGGAAGTGCAACTGAAGGAGCTAAAGTCAAAGGAGAATCAATTTGAAGGAGAAGTGAAGGATGTTGAGTCAATGCAGAATGAATTTGATGGAGAACTGAAGAAGCTTGAGTTAAGAGAGGATCAATATGAAGCATTACTAAAATCATTTGACGAGGAAATTAAATCAGGTAAACGATCTTCATCATCTGGTTTATTAAGACAATTCCATTTCAACTTTATCTTTTAATATCTTAGGTTTTATTCTTGTCAAATTGGTTTGTTTATAATACTATACAACATAAGATTGATTAGTAGATTAATGTAGTCTAAactttcaattatattttaaacactGTTAATAGGCATATGATATGACTGAGtttcaagtttttttgtttttgtttttgagaggaCTGAGTTTCAAGGTTCAATACCCTGACAAACTATGGAGGCATTTAATAGTCCTTTAGTGCAACCATTTCTGTTATTG
Proteins encoded in this window:
- the LOC11420108 gene encoding paramyosin, translated to MMNFEASDKPKFCGNGDDEGREAVSCEHFESEDDDVPLLPRFTRISSLVKYDVSVKKRDFEFHDNNSLPISVKKSKVSLYHDHDNDEDDIPLLDLIKRPSKSTDKSFSSLKKGLALLENSFQEGNKKTKLEENRLQSIKIDIQECRKELENKKKEISCFRGIFEAHEKMQGKIEECIKDFVVKEGQLYFMDDLIGERKLELKTKEMELNQVKGNISKEIELRRVIDNIDKDRERKEEELKALSQKIAEFTLELKAKEIELDAMNRLIGGQAEKLESKRKKLLKLTSEKENGRAQIKEFESIKKQLEGQVKELESKEKQCDEQVEALMSREKQLEGHMKEFESKMQELEGRTTQLESKEKQVEGRAMELKLKEMQFEGREKEFKLKEEKFEGLTKEMLFKKEHFENQLNVLESIDNQLVCQVKEFESKQKEFEFQKKELILKQKHFESRIKKLESEEKKHESRLKEHESKEREFEGQVTELESKKKHFESHVEELTSNLWQLKGQVKELESKEKQFDSRVKAFESKEDEFEGRAKEHESKEREFEIQAKELESKKKHFESQVEEFTSKLWQLKGQVKELEYKEKQFDSRVKAFESKEVEFKDRVREFEVKQLEVQLKELKSKENQFEGEVKDVESMQNEFDGELKKLELREDQYEALLKSFDEEIKSDDQSTPTIDGRSLQLLPSDETEILDNLQGSSDPSKVVLDIIQNPIIQKYKMGDNAVIIDDRDILLLKQLMRIKPHIKPRVREEAMKLALNLKSNISENTENLVAVLGFLLLVSIYGLAPSFDEDEVLKLFEFAAQDKIAVELFGTLGFADKASDFVQKLIMKKQNIEAARFIRAYIMPTRIKQTISCNQENRLH